In Phenylobacterium koreense, one DNA window encodes the following:
- a CDS encoding GNAT family N-acetyltransferase produces the protein MTSLAPTASALPAGKAYHDHIIDVLIAERAPKLSGGALWPLVRPPLYRMLDYRKARAMADAIAPLSGRAALDHISDLLSLKVGIYGLGRLPQQGRTILICNHPTGIGDGIAVYDALKGARPDICFYANSDAHRVAPRFDEILIPVEWVEEKRTRERTRMTLQLTREAMEAERALMIFPAGRIARHGADGVLADPEWMASAISIARKYEATLVPMHLSGPWSSLFHFFNRFSKELRDITLFHELLNKRGREFSLIVGPTIAPQALDPDANAATLALKAYVERVLPAHPDQAFA, from the coding sequence ATGACGAGCCTCGCACCGACCGCTTCCGCCCTGCCCGCCGGCAAGGCCTATCACGACCACATCATCGACGTGCTGATCGCCGAGCGCGCGCCCAAGCTGTCAGGCGGCGCCCTATGGCCGCTGGTGCGCCCGCCGCTCTACCGGATGCTCGACTATCGCAAGGCGCGCGCCATGGCCGACGCCATCGCACCGCTCTCCGGCCGCGCGGCGCTGGACCACATCTCCGACCTCCTGAGCCTGAAGGTGGGAATCTACGGCCTAGGCCGCCTGCCGCAGCAGGGGCGGACCATCCTGATCTGCAACCACCCCACCGGTATCGGCGACGGCATCGCCGTCTACGATGCGCTCAAGGGCGCGCGGCCGGACATCTGCTTCTACGCCAATTCCGACGCCCATCGGGTCGCCCCGCGCTTCGACGAGATCCTGATCCCCGTCGAATGGGTCGAGGAAAAGCGCACCCGCGAACGCACGCGCATGACCCTGCAGCTCACCCGCGAGGCCATGGAGGCCGAGCGCGCCCTGATGATCTTCCCCGCCGGCCGGATCGCCCGCCATGGAGCCGATGGCGTGCTGGCCGACCCGGAGTGGATGGCCAGCGCCATCTCCATCGCCCGCAAGTACGAAGCGACCCTCGTTCCCATGCATCTGTCGGGGCCCTGGTCGAGCCTCTTCCATTTCTTCAACCGCTTCTCCAAGGAGCTGCGGGACATCACCCTTTTCCATGAGCTGCTGAACAAGCGGGGCCGCGAGTTCTCGTTGATCGTCGGCCCGACGATCGCGCCCCAGGCGCTCGATCCGGACGCGAACGCCGCCACCCTGGCGCTCAAGGCCTATGTCGAGCGCGTCCTGCCCGCCCATCCCGACCAGGCCTTCGCATGA
- a CDS encoding CoA-acylating methylmalonate-semialdehyde dehydrogenase — translation MRDIQHFIDGVAVPGASGRFGEVFDPNTGEVQAKVALASAAELDAAVQAALKAQGAWAALNPQRRARVMFEFKRLVEARMDELATLLSSEHGKVVADSRGDVQRGLEVIEFACGIPHALKGEYTEGAGPGIDVYSMRQPLGVAAGITPFNFPAMIPMWMFGIAVAVGNTFILKPSEKDPSVPVRLGELFMEAGTNLGMDLAGVLNVVHGDKVAVDAILEHPAIAAVSFVGSSDIAHYVYRTGTANGKRVQAMGGAKNHGIVMPDADLDQTVKDLVGSAYGSAGERCMALPVTVPVGAKTAEALRERLLGEIETLKVGVSTDAAAQYGPVVSAAHRKKISDYIQLGVDEGAELVVDGRGFALQGFEKGFFIGPSLFDHVKPTMKTYRDEIFGPVLQMVRAETFEEAVALPSQHQYGNGVAIFTRNGRAAREFAARVNVGMVGINVPIPVPVAYHTFGGWKRSAFGDANQHGMEGVKFYTKVKTVTARWPEGDAHADSAFVIPTMR, via the coding sequence ATGCGCGACATCCAGCATTTCATCGATGGTGTAGCTGTTCCTGGCGCTTCTGGCCGGTTCGGCGAGGTTTTCGACCCCAATACGGGTGAGGTCCAGGCAAAAGTCGCCTTGGCTAGCGCGGCCGAACTGGACGCTGCGGTCCAGGCCGCTCTGAAGGCGCAGGGCGCCTGGGCGGCCCTCAATCCGCAGCGGCGAGCGCGGGTGATGTTCGAGTTCAAGCGGCTGGTCGAGGCGCGCATGGACGAGCTGGCCACGCTGCTGTCGTCGGAGCACGGAAAGGTCGTCGCCGACTCCCGGGGCGACGTCCAGCGGGGGCTGGAGGTGATCGAGTTCGCCTGCGGCATCCCCCACGCCCTGAAGGGCGAATACACCGAGGGCGCGGGGCCGGGGATCGACGTCTATTCCATGCGCCAGCCCCTGGGCGTGGCCGCGGGTATCACGCCTTTCAACTTCCCGGCCATGATCCCGATGTGGATGTTCGGGATCGCGGTGGCCGTGGGCAACACCTTCATCCTGAAGCCTTCCGAGAAGGATCCGTCCGTGCCGGTGCGGCTGGGCGAGCTGTTCATGGAGGCGGGGACCAATCTCGGCATGGATCTGGCCGGGGTGCTGAACGTGGTCCACGGGGACAAGGTCGCGGTCGATGCGATTCTGGAGCACCCGGCCATCGCCGCGGTCAGCTTTGTCGGCTCGTCGGACATCGCCCACTACGTCTATCGAACCGGGACGGCCAACGGTAAGCGTGTCCAGGCCATGGGCGGGGCCAAGAACCACGGGATCGTCATGCCCGACGCCGACCTCGACCAGACGGTGAAGGACCTGGTCGGCTCGGCTTACGGCTCGGCGGGCGAGCGCTGCATGGCGCTGCCGGTGACCGTGCCGGTGGGCGCCAAGACCGCCGAGGCGCTGCGCGAACGGCTGCTGGGCGAGATCGAGACGCTGAAGGTCGGGGTCTCCACCGACGCCGCCGCGCAGTATGGGCCGGTGGTGAGCGCGGCCCACCGCAAGAAGATTTCCGACTACATCCAGCTCGGCGTCGACGAGGGCGCAGAGCTGGTGGTCGATGGGCGCGGCTTTGCGCTGCAGGGCTTCGAGAAGGGCTTCTTCATCGGGCCGTCGCTGTTCGACCACGTGAAGCCGACCATGAAGACCTACCGGGATGAGATATTCGGCCCGGTGCTGCAGATGGTCCGCGCCGAGACCTTCGAGGAGGCGGTGGCCCTGCCGAGCCAGCACCAGTACGGCAATGGGGTGGCGATCTTCACCCGCAACGGCCGGGCGGCGCGGGAGTTCGCGGCGCGGGTCAATGTCGGGATGGTGGGGATCAATGTGCCGATCCCGGTGCCGGTGGCCTATCACACCTTCGGCGGCTGGAAGCGCAGCGCCTTCGGCGACGCGAACCAGCACGGCATGGAGGGCGTGAAGTTCTACACCAAGGTCAAGACGGTGACGGCGCGCTGGCCGGAAGGCGACGCCCACGCCGATTCCGCCTTCGTCATTCCCACCATGCGTTGA
- the zapE gene encoding cell division protein ZapE, whose amino-acid sequence MPSPLQSAYDAKLANGEIRPDPVQAAALAPLVRLEGDLAHAEPSGFASFFKKPEGQRGVYLIGPVGRGKSMLMDLFFANAPVAKKRRTHFHVFMGEIHRLIDAWRRGDAAARKAKFGQAKGDDPIPPVADVVAGQARLLCFDEFQVTDIADAMILGRLFEALFARGVTLVATSNRMPDELYKNGINRQLFLPFIDLLKSKVEIVVVAGRHDYRLDRLRAAGSWFSPIDPDNERSFQGLWRDMLNGDEETGETIEVLGRKIHLPHTGGGMLRASFASLCSVALGPNDYVAIADRFHTVFLEDVPKLTANRREEARRFVILVDALYEARTRTVLLAEAEPTLLYPEGDGAFEFERTASRLQEMRSADWLDENALDSKI is encoded by the coding sequence ATGCCTTCCCCTCTACAATCGGCCTACGACGCCAAGCTGGCGAACGGTGAGATCCGCCCTGATCCGGTCCAGGCCGCGGCCCTGGCGCCGCTGGTGCGGCTGGAGGGCGATCTGGCCCACGCCGAGCCCAGCGGCTTTGCCTCGTTCTTCAAGAAGCCCGAAGGTCAGAGGGGGGTCTATCTGATCGGCCCGGTGGGGCGGGGGAAGTCCATGCTCATGGACCTGTTCTTCGCCAATGCGCCGGTGGCGAAGAAGCGGCGGACGCACTTCCACGTCTTCATGGGCGAGATCCACCGCCTGATCGACGCCTGGCGACGGGGCGACGCGGCCGCGCGCAAGGCGAAGTTCGGCCAGGCCAAGGGCGACGACCCCATCCCGCCCGTCGCCGACGTCGTGGCGGGCCAGGCGCGGCTGCTCTGCTTCGACGAGTTCCAGGTCACCGACATCGCCGACGCCATGATCCTGGGGCGGCTGTTCGAGGCGCTGTTCGCCCGCGGTGTGACCCTGGTCGCCACCTCGAACCGCATGCCGGACGAGCTTTACAAGAACGGCATCAACCGCCAGCTCTTCCTGCCGTTCATCGATCTCTTGAAGAGCAAGGTCGAGATCGTCGTGGTGGCGGGGCGGCATGACTATCGGCTGGACCGGCTGCGGGCGGCGGGATCGTGGTTCTCGCCGATCGACCCGGACAACGAGCGCAGCTTTCAGGGGCTGTGGCGGGACATGCTGAACGGGGACGAGGAGACCGGCGAGACCATCGAGGTGCTGGGCCGCAAGATCCACCTGCCCCACACCGGGGGCGGCATGCTGCGGGCGAGCTTCGCCAGCCTGTGCTCGGTGGCCCTGGGGCCGAACGACTACGTGGCCATCGCCGACCGCTTCCATACGGTCTTCCTGGAGGACGTGCCGAAGCTGACCGCCAACCGGCGGGAGGAGGCGCGGCGGTTCGTGATCCTGGTGGATGCGCTCTACGAGGCGCGCACGCGCACGGTGCTGCTGGCCGAGGCCGAGCCTACGCTGCTCTATCCGGAGGGCGACGGGGCCTTCGAATTCGAACGCACCGCCTCGCGCCTGCAGGAGATGCGCTCGGCCGACTGGCTGGACGAGAACGCTCTAGATTCAAAGATTTGA
- a CDS encoding LysR family transcriptional regulator → MRFDLTDLRLFCEVTDAGSITRGAERCALALAAASTRIRNMEEALGAPLLERSRQGVTPTPAGRTLLKHARTILSQTARLREDLGAYAGGLSGEVRLLANTNALTEFLPEALSRFLADHPHVSINLEERLSDEIVGLVAEGVGDIGIVAGTVDMGSLETFPFRSDRFVVVTSAMHPLARRDSMTFADVLGCDLVGLDRASSLQRFLSAKAAREGRPLRLRVQLRSFDAVCRLVECDVGVGIVPETTARRASRTMELGIVDLTDDWARRELTICVRRLEQLAPYARELVESLQRT, encoded by the coding sequence ATGCGCTTTGACCTGACCGACCTGCGGCTGTTCTGCGAGGTGACGGACGCCGGTTCGATCACCCGCGGGGCCGAGCGCTGCGCGCTGGCCCTGGCCGCGGCCTCCACCAGGATCCGCAATATGGAGGAAGCGCTAGGCGCGCCGCTGCTGGAACGCTCGCGCCAAGGGGTCACGCCGACCCCGGCGGGCCGGACGCTCCTGAAGCACGCCCGAACCATCCTTTCCCAGACCGCCCGGCTGCGGGAGGACCTCGGCGCCTATGCCGGCGGGCTTTCGGGCGAGGTGCGGCTGCTGGCCAACACCAACGCCCTGACCGAATTCCTGCCCGAGGCGCTCAGTCGGTTCCTGGCCGACCATCCGCACGTCAGCATCAATCTGGAAGAGCGCCTGTCCGACGAGATCGTCGGCCTGGTCGCCGAAGGCGTAGGCGACATCGGCATCGTCGCCGGCACGGTCGACATGGGCAGTCTGGAGACCTTTCCCTTCCGCTCCGACCGCTTCGTGGTGGTGACCAGCGCCATGCACCCCCTCGCCAGGCGGGACTCCATGACCTTCGCCGACGTGCTGGGCTGCGATCTCGTGGGCCTCGACCGGGCGAGCTCTCTCCAGCGCTTCCTCTCGGCCAAGGCCGCCCGCGAGGGGCGGCCCCTGCGCCTGCGCGTCCAGCTTCGCAGCTTCGACGCGGTCTGCCGGCTGGTGGAATGCGATGTCGGGGTGGGCATCGTCCCCGAAACCACCGCCCGCCGCGCCTCCAGGACCATGGAGCTGGGTATAGTGGACCTCACCGACGATTGGGCGCGGCGCGAACTCACCATCTGCGTCCGCCGTCTCGAACAGCTCGCCCCCTACGCCCGCGAGCTCGTGGAAAGCCTGCAGCGAACCTAG
- the sdhC gene encoding succinate dehydrogenase, cytochrome b556 subunit: protein MTFAPRERPLSPHTTIWRWHATMATSILHRVTGCALYGGGLILALWALALASGPEAYATFKAVLGSFPGKIVMFGLTLSVFYHLAKGVQHLIWDLGHGYKVQTATMGAIVCIAFSIAATIVVWIIAAMTGAL, encoded by the coding sequence ATGACCTTTGCACCACGTGAACGCCCGCTCTCGCCGCACACCACCATATGGCGCTGGCACGCGACCATGGCCACGTCGATCCTGCACCGCGTCACCGGCTGCGCCCTCTATGGCGGCGGCCTGATCCTGGCGCTGTGGGCGCTGGCCCTTGCCTCCGGCCCTGAAGCCTATGCGACCTTCAAGGCCGTGCTGGGCTCCTTCCCCGGCAAGATCGTCATGTTCGGCCTCACGCTGTCGGTCTTCTACCACCTGGCCAAGGGCGTCCAGCACCTGATCTGGGACCTGGGCCACGGCTACAAGGTGCAGACCGCGACCATGGGCGCGATCGTCTGCATCGCCTTCTCGATCGCCGCCACCATCGTGGTCTGGATCATCGCCGCCATGACGGGAGCGCTCTGA
- the sdhD gene encoding succinate dehydrogenase, hydrophobic membrane anchor protein, translating to MSGFRTPLSRARGLGAAKHGVGAWISERVSAAALVPLVLWGVFAAIRLASLDYYGAVAWMTSSALNPTLLVLLIVASFLHMHGGLRVVIEDYIEKRASRAGLLLLNLFACALFGALAVFSILKVALGGAV from the coding sequence ATGTCGGGCTTTCGCACCCCCCTTAGCCGCGCCCGCGGCCTGGGCGCCGCCAAGCACGGCGTCGGCGCCTGGATTTCGGAACGCGTCTCGGCCGCGGCCCTGGTCCCGCTCGTCCTCTGGGGCGTCTTCGCCGCCATCCGGCTGGCGAGCCTGGACTATTACGGCGCGGTCGCCTGGATGACGTCGTCGGCGCTGAACCCGACCCTGCTGGTCCTGCTGATCGTCGCCTCGTTCCTGCACATGCATGGCGGTCTGCGGGTGGTCATTGAGGACTACATCGAAAAGCGCGCGAGCCGCGCCGGCCTGCTGCTTCTGAACCTCTTCGCCTGCGCCCTCTTCGGCGCCCTGGCGGTCTTTTCCATCCTGAAGGTCGCGCTGGGAGGCGCTGTCTGA
- the sdhA gene encoding succinate dehydrogenase flavoprotein subunit — MASYEFIDHKFDVVVVGAGGSGLRAALGCAQAGLKTACITKVFPTRSHTVAAQGGISASLGNMGQDDWRWHMYDTVKGSDWLGDQDAIEYLCRNAPAAVYELEHWGVPFSRTPEGKIYQRAFGGMTKNFGEAPIQRTCAAADRTGHAMLHTMYGQSLAHDTEFFIEYFALDLIMDEGVCRGVTAWKLDDGSLHRFQAQQVILATGGYGRAYFSATSAHTCTGDGGGMALRAGLPLQDMEFVQFHPTGIYGAGCLITEGARGEGGYLTNSEGERFMERYAPSVKDLAPRDMVSRAMTIEIREGRGVGPKKDHIFLHLDHLDPKMLAERLPGISESAKIFAGVDVTKEPIPVLPTVHYNMGGIPTNFFSEVVTRDGDNPDKVVPGLMAVGEAACVSVHGANRLGSNSLIDLVVFGRSAALRCAETIKAGATQPELKPAMTDGHLARFDKFRNANGGTPTAALRLEMQQAMQEDAAVFRTTEALASGVKRLEAVHAKRPDLKVSDRGLIWNTDLLETLELDNLIGQATVTVVGASNRTESRGAHAHEDYPDRNDEQWMKHTLAWFDDATGKVRLDDRPVHSFTMTNDIAYIPPKARVY, encoded by the coding sequence ATGGCGAGCTACGAGTTCATCGATCACAAGTTCGACGTGGTGGTCGTCGGCGCGGGCGGTTCGGGCCTGCGCGCGGCTCTCGGCTGCGCCCAGGCGGGGCTGAAGACCGCCTGCATCACCAAGGTGTTCCCGACCCGCTCGCACACCGTGGCGGCGCAGGGCGGCATCTCGGCCAGCCTCGGCAACATGGGCCAGGACGACTGGCGCTGGCACATGTACGACACCGTCAAGGGGTCGGACTGGCTGGGCGACCAGGACGCCATCGAATACCTCTGCCGCAATGCGCCGGCCGCGGTCTACGAGCTGGAGCACTGGGGCGTGCCGTTTTCGCGGACGCCTGAGGGCAAGATCTACCAGCGCGCCTTCGGCGGCATGACCAAGAACTTCGGCGAAGCCCCGATCCAGCGGACCTGCGCGGCGGCCGACCGCACTGGCCACGCCATGCTGCACACGATGTATGGCCAGAGCCTGGCGCACGACACCGAGTTCTTCATCGAGTACTTCGCCCTCGACCTGATCATGGACGAAGGCGTCTGCCGCGGCGTGACCGCGTGGAAACTCGACGACGGCAGCCTGCACCGCTTCCAGGCCCAGCAGGTGATCCTGGCCACCGGCGGCTACGGCCGCGCCTACTTCTCGGCGACCAGCGCCCACACCTGCACCGGCGACGGCGGCGGGATGGCCCTGCGCGCCGGCCTGCCGCTGCAGGACATGGAGTTCGTGCAGTTCCACCCGACCGGCATCTACGGCGCCGGCTGCCTGATCACCGAAGGCGCCCGCGGCGAAGGCGGCTACCTGACCAATTCCGAGGGCGAGCGCTTCATGGAGCGCTATGCGCCGTCCGTTAAGGACCTGGCGCCTCGCGACATGGTCAGCCGCGCCATGACCATCGAAATCCGCGAAGGCCGCGGTGTTGGTCCGAAGAAGGACCACATCTTCCTGCACCTGGATCACCTGGATCCGAAGATGCTGGCCGAACGCCTGCCGGGCATCTCGGAAAGCGCCAAGATCTTCGCTGGCGTCGACGTGACCAAGGAGCCGATCCCGGTCCTGCCGACCGTCCACTACAACATGGGCGGCATCCCGACGAACTTCTTCTCGGAAGTCGTGACCCGCGACGGCGACAACCCCGACAAGGTGGTTCCGGGCCTGATGGCCGTGGGCGAAGCGGCCTGCGTGTCGGTGCACGGCGCCAACCGCCTCGGCTCCAACTCGCTGATCGACCTGGTGGTGTTCGGCCGTTCGGCGGCCCTGCGCTGCGCCGAGACGATCAAGGCCGGCGCGACCCAGCCGGAACTGAAGCCGGCCATGACCGACGGCCACCTCGCCCGCTTCGACAAGTTCCGCAACGCCAACGGCGGCACCCCGACCGCGGCCCTGCGTCTCGAGATGCAGCAGGCCATGCAGGAGGACGCCGCGGTGTTCCGCACCACCGAGGCGCTGGCCTCGGGCGTCAAGCGCCTGGAAGCGGTGCATGCCAAGCGTCCCGACCTGAAGGTCAGCGACCGTGGCCTGATCTGGAACACCGACCTGCTCGAAACCCTCGAGCTGGACAACCTGATCGGCCAGGCGACGGTGACCGTCGTCGGCGCCAGCAACCGTACGGAAAGCCGCGGCGCCCATGCGCACGAGGACTATCCGGACCGCAACGACGAGCAGTGGATGAAGCACACCCTCGCCTGGTTCGACGACGCCACCGGCAAGGTGCGCCTCGATGACCGGCCGGTGCACAGCTTCACCATGACCAACGACATCGCCTACATCCCGCCGAAGGCGCGGGTCTACTAG
- a CDS encoding succinate dehydrogenase iron-sulfur subunit, whose protein sequence is MVQLSLPKNSQIQKGRHFAAPAGAKKVKTFRIYRYDPEGTENPRWDTYDVDVDACGPMVLDVLIHIKNNIDPTLAFRRSCREGVCGSCAMNIGGRNTLACTHGHDEVPGGQCQISPLPHMAVVKDLIPDLTLFYAQYASIEPWLHTTTPEPQKEWRQTPEDREKLDGLYECILCACCSTSCPSYWWNGDKYLGPAALLHAYRWLIDSRDEATGERLDELEDPFKLYRCHTIMNCAQVCPKGLNPAKAIGEIKKMLVERVV, encoded by the coding sequence ATGGTCCAGCTCTCCCTGCCCAAGAACTCCCAGATCCAGAAGGGCCGTCACTTCGCCGCGCCGGCCGGCGCCAAGAAGGTCAAGACGTTCCGGATCTATCGTTACGATCCTGAAGGCACGGAAAACCCGCGCTGGGACACCTATGACGTGGACGTTGACGCCTGCGGCCCGATGGTCCTGGACGTCCTGATCCATATCAAGAACAACATCGACCCGACCCTGGCCTTCCGCCGGTCGTGCCGGGAAGGGGTCTGCGGCTCCTGCGCCATGAACATCGGCGGCCGCAACACCCTGGCCTGCACCCACGGCCACGACGAGGTCCCGGGTGGCCAGTGCCAGATCAGCCCGCTGCCGCACATGGCGGTGGTCAAGGACCTGATCCCGGACCTGACCCTGTTCTATGCGCAGTACGCCTCGATCGAGCCGTGGCTGCACACCACCACGCCCGAGCCGCAGAAGGAGTGGCGCCAGACCCCCGAGGACCGGGAGAAGCTGGACGGCCTCTACGAGTGCATCCTCTGCGCCTGCTGCTCGACCTCGTGCCCCAGCTATTGGTGGAACGGCGACAAGTATCTCGGCCCGGCCGCCCTGCTGCACGCCTACCGCTGGCTGATCGACAGCCGCGACGAGGCCACCGGCGAGCGTCTGGACGAGCTGGAAGACCCCTTCAAGCTCTATCGCTGCCACACCATCATGAACTGCGCCCAGGTCTGCCCGAAGGGTCTGAATCCCGCCAAGGCGATTGGCGAGATCAAGAAGATGCTGGTCGAACGGGTCGTCTAA
- a CDS encoding NAD(P)/FAD-dependent oxidoreductase, translated as MSQSDAHVVILGAGHAGGTAAALLRQYGHTGLITMVGEEPIPPYQRPPLSKAWLKGEADADSLALKPLEFYGEQNIDFRPNLKAVKLARSDKTVTLSDGSIVSYDVLIIATGMRPIRLPIEGADLEGVLTLRSAADAEVIKAALGPGKRLAIIGGGYIGLEVAASARALGAEAVIIEREPRILARSACEALSNFFHGYHLSRGVEFVLGAGVEAFVGEGGKVTGVRLADGRVIECDVVLLGVGAVPNDEIAREAGLECARGIVVDLEARTADPSVFAIGDVTHRPLPHYGRMFGPESVPSALEQAKQAASAITGRAAPTPEVPWNWSDQYDLKLQIAGLPFDADKILLRGDPASGKFAVFHLKGDQVQSVEAINSPPEFMMGKQLIANRKSVDPAKLADPSVSMKEVAV; from the coding sequence ATGAGCCAATCGGATGCGCATGTTGTGATCCTTGGGGCGGGCCATGCCGGCGGCACGGCCGCGGCCCTCCTCCGCCAGTACGGCCACACCGGCCTGATCACCATGGTGGGGGAGGAGCCGATCCCTCCCTACCAACGGCCGCCTCTGTCGAAGGCCTGGCTGAAAGGCGAGGCGGACGCCGATTCCCTCGCCCTGAAGCCGCTCGAGTTCTACGGCGAGCAGAACATCGACTTCCGGCCGAACCTGAAGGCCGTAAAGCTGGCCCGGTCGGATAAGACCGTGACCCTCTCCGACGGCTCCATCGTCTCCTATGACGTCCTGATCATCGCCACCGGCATGCGGCCGATCCGCCTGCCGATCGAGGGCGCTGACCTGGAAGGGGTGCTTACACTGCGCTCGGCCGCGGACGCCGAGGTGATCAAGGCGGCCCTGGGCCCCGGCAAGCGCCTGGCCATCATCGGCGGCGGCTATATCGGGCTGGAGGTCGCGGCCTCGGCGCGCGCCCTGGGCGCCGAGGCGGTGATCATCGAGCGCGAACCCCGGATCCTGGCGCGCAGCGCCTGCGAAGCGCTTTCCAACTTCTTCCACGGCTATCACCTGTCGCGCGGCGTCGAGTTCGTGCTGGGCGCGGGCGTCGAAGCCTTCGTGGGTGAAGGCGGCAAGGTGACGGGCGTTCGGCTGGCCGATGGCCGGGTGATCGAATGCGATGTCGTGCTGCTGGGCGTGGGGGCCGTCCCGAACGACGAGATCGCCCGGGAAGCCGGCCTGGAGTGCGCCCGCGGCATCGTGGTGGACCTGGAGGCCCGCACGGCCGATCCGAGCGTCTTCGCCATCGGCGACGTGACCCATCGCCCGCTGCCGCACTATGGCCGCATGTTCGGCCCCGAGAGCGTGCCGAGCGCCCTGGAGCAGGCCAAGCAGGCCGCCAGCGCCATCACCGGCCGGGCGGCGCCCACGCCGGAGGTGCCGTGGAACTGGTCCGACCAGTATGACCTGAAGCTGCAGATCGCGGGCCTGCCCTTCGACGCCGACAAGATCCTGCTGCGCGGCGATCCGGCCTCGGGCAAGTTTGCCGTGTTCCACCTGAAGGGCGATCAGGTGCAGTCAGTGGAGGCGATCAACTCGCCGCCGGAATTCATGATGGGCAAGCAACTGATCGCCAACCGCAAGTCGGTCGATCCCGCCAAGCTCGCCGATCCGTCCGTTTCCATGAAAGAGGTCGCCGTCTAA
- a CDS encoding 2Fe-2S iron-sulfur cluster-binding protein, whose translation MAKITYIEHDGTEHVVDVKNGLTVMEGAVKNNIPGIDADCGGACACATCHVYVDEAWREKTGSTSAMEDSMLDFAENVEPNSRLSCQIKVTDALDGLIVRMPESQH comes from the coding sequence ATGGCCAAAATCACCTATATCGAGCATGACGGCACCGAACATGTCGTCGACGTGAAGAATGGCCTGACGGTCATGGAAGGCGCGGTCAAGAACAACATCCCGGGTATCGACGCCGACTGCGGCGGGGCCTGCGCCTGCGCCACCTGCCACGTCTATGTGGACGAGGCCTGGCGCGAAAAGACCGGTTCGACCTCCGCCATGGAGGACTCGATGCTGGACTTCGCCGAGAACGTCGAGCCGAACAGCCGCCTGTCCTGCCAGATCAAGGTCACTGACGCGCTGGACGGCCTGATTGTCCGCATGCCGGAAAGCCAGCACTAG
- a CDS encoding sigma-70 family RNA polymerase sigma factor produces the protein MTDQDRADDIFKAELTGLIPQMRAFARSLCRDAVAADDLAQDALLKAWNNRGSYQPGTNMKAWTFMILRNQFYSDKRRSWRSSQLDPEVAERTLEAASNPIASLELDEVRRALACLPDDQREALILIGAGGLSYEEVSEICGCAIGTIKSRVSRARDRLAAIIESGDYGQDDILPSSAMVTIISQLDGLREHAA, from the coding sequence ATGACTGACCAGGATCGCGCGGACGACATCTTCAAGGCCGAGCTGACCGGCCTCATCCCCCAGATGCGGGCCTTCGCCCGCTCTCTCTGCCGGGACGCTGTGGCCGCAGACGACCTGGCTCAAGACGCCCTGTTGAAGGCCTGGAACAACCGCGGCAGCTATCAGCCGGGCACCAACATGAAGGCCTGGACCTTCATGATCCTCCGCAACCAGTTTTACTCCGACAAGCGGCGCTCGTGGCGCTCCAGCCAGCTCGACCCGGAAGTGGCCGAACGCACGCTGGAGGCGGCCTCCAACCCCATCGCCAGCCTCGAGCTGGACGAGGTTCGACGCGCCCTGGCCTGCCTGCCGGACGACCAGCGTGAAGCGCTGATCCTGATCGGCGCCGGCGGTCTTTCGTATGAAGAGGTTTCTGAAATCTGCGGCTGCGCTATCGGCACCATCAAGAGCCGGGTGAGCCGCGCGCGCGACCGTCTGGCCGCGATCATCGAGTCCGGCGACTACGGCCAGGACGACATCCTGCCTTCGAGCGCCATGGTGACCATAATCTCCCAGCTCGATGGCCTGCGCGAACACGCCGCCTGA